Genomic segment of Engystomops pustulosus chromosome 8, aEngPut4.maternal, whole genome shotgun sequence:
gggggtgagtttccaggagatgaccccaggggggtgagtgtccagaagactccaggggggtgagtgtccaggagatgaccccaggggagagagtgtccaggagatgactccacagggatggttgtccaggagaagactccagggtttgagtgtccaggagaagactccaggggggtgagtgtccaggagatgacccaggggggtgagtgtccaggagatgactccacagggatggttgtccaggggatgactccaggggggtgagtgtccaggagatgactcgaggggggtgagtgtccaggagatgacccaggggggggtgagtgtccaggagatgactccaggggggtgagtgtccaggagatgactccaagggggtgagtgtccaggagatgactccagggggtgagtctccaggagaagactccaggggggtgaatgtccaggagatgacccaggggggtgagtgtccaggagatggcTCCAAGGGGGTGAGTGTTCAGATGACTCTAGGGGGTTGAGTGTCCAGGAAATggctccaggggggtgagtgtccaggagaagactccagaggggtgagtgtccaggagatgactcaagTGTGGTAAATGTGTCCAGGAGaggactccaggggggtgagtgtccaggagaaaaCTCCAAGGGGGTGattgtccaggagatgaccccagggggtgagtgtccaggagatgactccaggaaggtgagtgtccaggagatgactcccagggggtgagtgtccaggagatgattccaggggggtgagtgtccaggagatgactccaaggaggtgagtgtccaggagatgactccaggggggtgagtgtccaggagaagactccaggggggtgagtgtccaggagaagactccaggggggtgagtgtccaggagatgactccacagggatgtttgtccaggagatgactccagggggtgagtgtccaggagatgactccaggggggtgagtgtccaggagattactccagggggggtgagtgtccagaagaagactccagggggtgagtgtccaggagatgactccagggggggtgagtgtccaggagatgactccaggggggtgagtgtccaggagatgacccagggggtgagtgtccaggagatgactccaggggggtaagtgtccaggagatgacccaggggggtgagtgtccaggagatgactcaacagggatggttgtccatgagatgactccagggggtgaagttccaggagatgaccccaggggggtgagtgtccagaagactccaggggggtgagtgtccaggagatgaccccaggggggtgagtgtccaggagaagactccaggggggtgagtgttcaggagatgaccccaggggagagagtgtccaggagatgactccacagggatggttgtccaggagaagactccagggggtgagtgtcaaggagatgactccaggggggagagtgtccaggagaagactccaggggggtgagtgtccaggagatgacccaggggggtgagtgtccaggagatgactccacagggatggttgtccaggggatgactccaggggggtgagtgtccaggagatgactcgaggggggtgagtgtccaggagatgacccagggggggtgagtgtccaggagatgactccaggggggtgagtgtccaggagatgactccaagggggtgagtgtccaggagatgacccaggggggtgagtgtccaggagatggcTCCAAGGGGGTGAGTGTTCAGATGACTctaggggggtgagtgtccaggaaatagctccaggggggtgagtgtccaggagaagactccaggggggtgagtgtccaggagatgactccaaggGGGTGATTGtgcaggagatgaccccagggggtgagtgtccaggagatgactccaggggggtgagtgtccaggagaagactccaagGGGGTGATTGtgcaggagatgaccccagggggtgagtgtccaggagatgactccaggggggtgagtgtccaggagatgactcccggggggtgagtgtccaggagatgattccagaggggtgagtgtccaggagatgactccaaggaggtgagtgtccaggagatgactccaggggggtgagtgtccaggagaagactccaggggggtgagtgtccaggagatgactccacagggatgtttgtccaggagatgactccagggggtgagtgtccaggagatgactccaggggggtgagtgtccaggagattactccagggggggtgagtgtccagaagaagactccagggggtgagtgtccaggagatgactccagggggttgagtgtccaggagattaCTCCAGGGGGGtaagtgtccaggagatgaccccagtgaggtgagtgtccaggagatgacgcCACACGGATagttgtccaggagatgactccagggggtgagtgtccaggagatgactccaggggggtgagtgtccaggagatgaccccaggggggtgagtgtccaggagatgactcaacagggatggttgtccagaagaagactccagggggtgagtgtccaggagatgactccaggggggtgagtgtccaggagatgactccaggggggtgagtgtccaggagatgaccccacagggatggttgtccaggagatgactccacagggatgggagtccaggagatgactccacagggatgggagtccaggagatgactccacagggatgggtgtccaggagatgactccacagggatgggagtccaggagatgactccacagagatgggtgtacaggagatgactccacagggatggatgtacaggagatgactccacagggatgggtgtccaggagatgactccacacGGATGAgagtccaggagatgactccacaggaatgggtgtccaggagatgactccacagggatgggagtccaggagatgactccacagggatggGAGTCCATGGAGAAGGTGCCGGCCCCGGAGATGCATCTCCTCATGAGCAGCCACCTCTGTGCTCCCAACCATGTAACACCCAGAGCAAGGAACATTGACTGATATTGATCTGCCCTTCAGCTCGCACATGGAAGATCCTGACCTTCTTAGTTGCCCTCCCTGGGGTCGGAGTCTGTATGCTGAACGCCTGGCTGCAAAATCAAAACCACCCACACGACAACCCAGAATTCCACGCCTACGATCACCTGCGCATTCGTACCAAGGTAAGTACCTGATGcttctccaccatgcactgtccatGAGGTCCTCCTCTCCATGTGACCTTCTTGTCTTCTCCAGCGCTTTCCGTGGGGGGACGGCAATCACACGCTTTTCCATAACTCTCACACCAATGCTCTGCCTACTGGATACGAGAAGACCGAGCAGCAGCACTGATGTCTGTACGTGTACCTACCTGACCTAATAAAGAGTCACCTTATTCTGAGGCCAGTGTCTTAGACTCCTTCAATGAGCTACTTACCTGAGCAGTATGTGCCCTGACAAGGATTAATAACTATCAGGGGCAGAGCTAAGGTAAGTGACAGTCTGAGGAACCTCAACCCCCATCCGAGAAGACACATCACAGAGGACCTCATAGACTTCTCCCCGACATACAAAGGAGGCGGCGTCAAAGACTGGGAGGAGCCAGAGGAGGGCAACACCCGATAAACGGGACCAACAGCACACAGAACCGAGAGGAAGCGATAATAATAATATCTCTATATCACCATCATATACCACAGCGCTGTACAGGagacacatacattacacaggaggGCGGGgcctgatcacaggagcttacagtctatgaggatgaggggaggacacaagagcttacagtctatgaggatgaggggaggacacaagagcttacagtctatgaggatgaggggaggacacaagagcttacagtctatgaggatgagggg
This window contains:
- the LOC140075707 gene encoding cytochrome c oxidase subunit 6A, mitochondrial-like — its product is MAHKGAAPMLQMFRRHMATERHGPGGARTWKILTFLVALPGVGVCMLNAWLQNQNHPHDNPEFHAYDHLRIRTKRFPWGDGNHTLFHNSHTNALPTGYEKTEQQH